Within the Siniperca chuatsi isolate FFG_IHB_CAS linkage group LG18, ASM2008510v1, whole genome shotgun sequence genome, the region tttttattttgcgaAACCTTAACTataccttttttaaagtttatttgcCGTAATGATCTTTCCGTAACCTTAAGAAATTTTGGCAAGAGAAGTTAATTTAGTTTGGCCCGCTGATTTGACCGGCTTACCAACACGGTCGGCAGTTGGAGCTACAGCAGAGCCTGCGAAACACACCTCAGGTACTTAAGCTACTTCCTCTCGGAGTCATAACTCtgtcagacacagagacaggaaacacatATTGAAACATTCAGTGTGACTCACACTTCCAGAGGagatcattatctctgatgtccatccagaataaacctccataaacccacttagaaatcatagaaaagagACGCTCCTCATaactgcagaacctgcctgagaatcctgctgtttttaagtttccttcagtctcacagtgatccagagacagccgtctgtccgtccacgggtccactgcagacaggagctgctgactgctgatTCGGCTGCTTTTAATGGGGACAGTTtgactaaatgtaaacaaatacaggctGAAAGagaagttgtagcccacagctaactaactaactgccAATAGCATactgtgatttgggtgaactgaccctttcaCCAGCTTCATTTCGTCTGGTCTCTGTCTCTTACACAGTTCACACGGTTTTGTGCTTCCTATGAGAGTTTTAACCAGCAGAGGGCGACGGTGTGCCTTCAAGCTTCTTGACCCATTTCTGCTTCATACAGATTCACCGTTCATGCATCTTTTTGAAATACTGCAAAGTAATCATCAATTACACACCTGTTTTCAGAATGTACACCGTTGTTGACtgcagttttattaatttaatgttcTGGGTGGCAGTTAGAGATTATACTTGAATATTTGTGGTGTGTTACGTCTGTTGACATTGAAGATGGCCGAAGCAGCTTGGGGTTCAGTCTGTGATTATGTCGAAGGCTGTAAGAGGCCGTgtaatgaaatacagtatgtctgctTTACTGTGGTTGATTTCACAGACCTCTTGTGCCTCAATAACttgtacatattttaatgtaatttattgtgtgcagatgatgataataaaaacacaacagtactTGCCACAGAGGAATTAtggattttatttcaacattttttttattttagtaaattCTGTTTCATTAAAGTGGTTTAAATATGTTACCTTGGAAACGTATCTCTACAGACTAACCTAAGCAATATTAGTAGGTTAGCCAGCTGTCTTTGGGCGTAACTCAAAGCAAGCTGGGGATCTCCCCcttctttatgtgtgtgtgtgcatctgtgcacGCTCTCCTTTATGTTTATCCACGTGAGCGCACTGATTGCTCCACTGGTCCAGATCTAGGCCAGGCTTCCTGGCCCTGGAGTTGCACCCTGCTGATTGTGTTAATTATGCCGATAGTCCGCAGGGTGCATTGTTCAAACCGGCCTCGCTCCGTCAGGATGTGTGAACCAGGGTCTTGATTATTTTGACGTCATTTTCTGGctcttgtttgtttcctttttatttcacacacaaacaagtgcACGTGCAAGAACATAATATACTGTGTTCCTGCTGCTGATAACCTTTGCCCTCCTTTTATAGAAGTGAGACTCTCATGTGAAGATCAGGATTTTGATGCTCATATGCCAACAGGCCTGTTTATAGTGAAGAATAATGATCTTGGTTGAAGTTAACTATAGCTATAGAAATACATAATCTTTCAATATCAGAACAGGCTGTAAATAACAAGTACAGACAGTTAAAtggttggttttttttgtctttattagaAAAAGTATGTTCTATgaaaagactagaaaaaaaTGACAGGAAGTACAAAACACTGTACATGTATTCAAATGCAAATTCCCCTCTTTGACCGCAACAGGAGTGAGCATCGGTCTGAACGGGCTTCCCTGCCTGCTGCCTGTTCACTGTGGGAACCCATCTCATGAGCAGGACTCAGAATCAGTCCACTGGGAGAGAATAAAAGTATTTACAATGAAGCTCTGCTGCTTTtcagaggtcacacacacacacacacacacgacaatTAACCACCTGCACAGTAGCACCTTTACAACCTTTTATGATAAAACACTCGTGGCAACAAATTTCAGCCTCTAATCAATCTCCTAACGGCTTTTAACAACTGAGTTTGATAATTACCACACTCTTAAAGCTTCACCTGAAGTGGCCTCCTGATGCGGAACAGCAGATTAAAACCCATTAGGAGCATAAATAAACTTCTGCTGCCTGACAAATGCTAAAGTTACATTCAATTCAGTGACAGTTGCtcttattttacagttttgtgcTCTGAGTACAACAGTTACACCCACAATGAGCTCCACTTCAGTGTACCTAAGTGTGAACAGCCACAGCATCTTTTGGCACACATCATTCTGATGCCTCGGCTCTGCTCCAAGCAAATGCCCCCTATGTGGAAGTGGACTTTCAGTTTATACATAATGCTTCTTGTCGAAGTCCCCGTTGGACGTGATCGTCTTGGTGGGGGCGTATTTGATGGGGTACGCGCCTCTCACCCCCTGGGAGAAGGAGCAACACAGCAGGGTCCCgccgagcagcagcagcgcggTGGCGGCCCAGCCGATGTAGATCGCCGCCCCGATCTCCCTCTTCTTGGACGGAGGCACCTGCGGGTTGTGGAAGTCCACTATGATGTTGTTGGCCATCCAGCAGAGCGGGACCAGCACGAACAGACCGCTGATGATGTAGATGACCCCCCCGGCGTTCACCACTCTAGCCTTCACCGTCTCATCCTTGATGCAGTTGGTGCACTGCGCCCCGGCCACCGTCACCGTGAGGGCGACGACGCCCACCACGGCGGAGATGATCGTCAGGGCCCGGGCCGTCTGCAGGTCCTGCGTCAGGGCCAGGACCGAGTCGTGGACTTTGCACTGCATCTGGCCGGTGCTCTGCACTACGCAGGACATCCACAGGCCGTCCCAGATGGTCTGAGCCACCACGATGTTTGAGTCGATGAAAGCCGTCACCTTCCACATCGGCAGCCCGCACGCGACCATCACCAGCAGCGAGCCCGTGACGCACAGCGCCAAGCCGAGGAACTCCAAACACGCAGCAAGCATGGCTCGGTTCTTCGGTGTGCTGGTGCTCCTTAGTTGAGGGATGAATGAACGTGTCTTCTCGTTAGTGTCTCCTCCTCTCAGCTGGCTCGTGTTGATGCTCTGCGCGCGctcagtctctcctctgctcaCTGAGTGCGTGCGCTCTGAGGCTTCATTTATGCGACGACCAGACTGACGCTGCTGCTGCGCCGCCATCCAAGCAAAACCCAGAAACTTTGAGCCAATCAGCTGTGAATGCATCTCTCTCTCAGCCAATGAGGGAGGAGGGAAGGGGGGGGtctgcaggagcagcagcatctCACACACTTGCGCGTGCACGTTTACGCACTGGTGTGAGAGAGTATTTACCAGTTTGTGCTGGAGAGCACCATATGTGTGGTGTTTTCCTGTAATTCAGAGTCCGTGGAGCAAAGCAGCGTTTGGCTCGATGTGGAAGGAGTTAATCGGGATTCCCAACTTATAATTTCACCCAATAATATTATGGATCTTACACATACTGCTTAAAAACAGACATCCTGATGCAGACTGCAAAGAATCCGATATTGTGGGAAGGATATGGGCACATCCTGTTGGTCCAGTGGTCTGAGGAGAATAATGCCACGTGAACGCCACATCCTGGGTTCAAATCTGGCTGTCGCATGTCCTTCTCTGCCCCAGTTTTCCCATCATTCTCCACTTTTGTCAATCCAACAATAACATGAATGATcttaaagaaaaagcaaaaacacatacagtggtgcgaaagtgtttgctcccttcctgatttcttttttttttttgcatgtttgtcacacttaaatgtttcagatcatcaaacaaattgaaatattagtcaaagataacacaagtaaacacaaaatgcagtttttaaatgaaggttgttattattaagggaaaacaaaatccaaaccgtccgtgttcatgactccaccataagaaagagactgaacatcacaccaccaccatattttactgttggtacgatgttctttttctgaaatgtggtgttacttttacgccagatgtaacgggacacacaccttccaaaaagttcagcttttgtctcgtcagtccacagagtattttcccaaaagtctcgGGGATCATcgagatgttttctggcaaaaatgagacgagccttaatgttctttctGCTCGGCAGTGGTTTTCGtgttggagctctgccatgcaggccgtttctgtctctttcttatggtggagtcatgaacactgaccttaactgaggccaGTGAGGCCTGCAgctctttggatgttgttgtggggtctctgaatggctgaagaagaataaaatgaagactttggagtggcctagtcaaagtcctgacctgaatcctattgagatgctgcggcatgaccttaaaaaggcagttcatgctcgaaaaccctccaacgtggctgaattacaacaattctgcaaagatgagtgggccaaaactcctccacagcgctgtaaaagactcattgcgagttatcgcaaatgcttgattgcagttgttgctgctaagggtggagcaaccagttattaggtttaggtggcaatcactttttcacacagggccatgtaggtttggattttgttttcccttaataataacaaccttcatttaaaaactgcattttgtgtttacttgtgttatctttgactaatatttaaatttgtttgatgatctgaaacatttaagtgtgacaaacatgcaaaaaaaataagaaatcaggaagtgggcaaacactttttcacaccgctgtatGTGGAGAAAGTCGTTTTTTGGCATATTGTTTTTGCAAGTTGTCAGGACTAAGCGGGCCTGTTCATGTAACATTACAGAATAAGATAAGTGCTTTATTTTAGGGGTCCTTTCATTTCTTAATACCTAAAAGTCCtaaaaagtttaatttgctACTAGTTATAGGAAAACCTTGAGACAGTACACTTGTAGTATACTAGCAGTTAGTAGTGACATAGATGGGTAGAGTTTATAAGCTGGAGTTGATTTCCTTTAAAGAACTCCTAACATCTGACTGGATAAAATAGTCGGAGATCCATTTAATCCCAAATGTTCATCTATTCATTTGTTGGAAACTTCATTCACCGTGTTTGTTGATTTGTGACGCCTCTCGTGAGACAGTGACACTGACTTTCCCGTTATTCAACCGGCGTCATTTTCTGTGGCTCCGACTGATATTTTGACCCCTTTCCTGGCTTCGACACCACACACACGAGGCACACAGGATGTACTCCGAGCAGAGAACATGGCGGCCATGTTGATACGCTCCATTGTACTCTAAATGTGTCGTTGAAAAATCAACTCaactctctttttgtttttgtgctttaagTGGACTCAGCGGAGATGCGTGCAGCCCGAGTCGACCAAACATACACATCCTATGCATGCTGCAAAGCCACCACTGTGGTGAGAGAAGCACCAGAAGCAAAGCATTTCGGGCCGTTAGagacctttaaaaacacatctataTATCATGACTACTTCCTGTTCAGACTTTAAACAAGATCACACccaaacttgatttttttttttttcagcttcttCGCTGTGAAAATGTTGAGAAAACTCCATTTCAaggcaacaaacaaacaatttttagttagaaaaattaaattaataataacataaataataataataactgaatagaggataaaaaaaaagaacaatatggCATTTGTAGGGTAAATCCTTATCTCTGATTGATTATTCCCTCTCAGAACATACATGTGATTAATCATGTGATCTCTTAAAGTTGCTCTTAAATGTTTGGCCTACTCTCTTGATAAATGTGTTCTCACTCTGCAAAGAACTGTTTTAGGCCcagaagctgtttttttttttttttttactttgcctttgctcaaattttaaataaaaatacacccaAACTTGATTTCTCTTTATCACCTTCTTGCTGGAAAATCTGGTCAGTTTGAAAATAGCATCCTGTTATTTAATGTTTACTGCAGAGAAAATGATGCGTGTTGATAAAAGCTGGACCACACCTCCTGTAATTACTCTTAATCTTTCAGTTTTAGGCATGCCGTTGCTCCACCTCCCTTATATAGACAGAGAGGGCTGAGTCAGACCACTGgtatttttttggggggggtgaTGATTAATTCGGATGCCacagcagataaacacaaacagggTGGAGGAAGAGCCGGGATGCCAAGATAAAGTCTTTAATAACCACAACAGGAGctaaattataaatatttgtCCTAATGTGGAGTTTTAATGCCTGTGGAgtacagacagaaaataataattgtgtatAGTGAATATGGATTAATatctttgctgttttattgATAATATGATGCCAAATTCACGGCAGCATTTTCAGATTGAGGACACAGGCAGCAGGTGTTGGTCAAGTGTGGACGTCAACATGCTGACAAACAACGTTCCTTCAGAAAAACACAATCGGGCCTCCGTCTGGAAAGCTCATTGTTCTCCTTCACGTGCACACACGCACGTACACGTGCACGTGAAGGAGAATAAGTCATGATGTCACGCAGTAGGTGAGCGGGTCATAACTGCGTTCCTGTTGGCTCAAAACAGGAGAACACCAATCTTAATCACAGTCAGGCCTGTAGTCGCTGCCAGCAGAATGAGAACTGATTGaatcaacagtgtgtgtgtgtgtgtgtgtgtgtgtgtgtgtgtgtgtgtgtgtgtgaaccaaAAAATTATTAACCAATGGATAACCAATACATGGTTGAACTGAAGCCTCTTGGTTTCACTTCACTTTATTTAGCTCAACTCCACTCTACTCAACTCAATACcatcttcacttcacttcactttacTGAACTCAGCTCAAGCTCCAACTCCACTCTAACTTCACTTCACTGTACTTCATTAATTGTACAGCAGCCAGTCCTTTATTTTGCGTTtcccttatttatttttttttaagaaaaggactcagtaattaattcattattagATGGTTGCAGATTTTTGCAAAACACAATATGATCATCaaaaaaagtagttaaaattagcagctaacattaaaatactgcttcCAGgtgaattaataaatacaaataatccaataatatatctTATAATCTTAAAACTATGAAAGGGCCCATtgtgcataatgagtacttttacttttgatactttacgtacattttgctgataatacttcagtGCTTTTTTAAGTAGAATTGAGAACGCAGGATTTTCACTCATAGTAGAGTTATTCGCACAGtgtggtacttttacttgagtaaaggatctgaatactacAGACCAGTGTCCCAATTCCAGACCACATACCAATAATATTCAGTATTTACTTTATGCTGTTTGTTATAGTTTACTGTTTTGCATTTGGTGTACGAGAAATCCTGGTACTTTACCATTTTGTGCATCTGCACTGAGTGCACGTTTTGAGTCTAGTGTAAACTCGCTACAGACTGAAAGTGTTTGTAGCAGCTTTATATTTACGACATGTAATAGGAGGCAACAGCAAAACTGGAATTACATAAATCCGTTTTAACAGAGAACTTAATAAACAAGCATCCACTTTTATGGCTTTATTTCTGACGTCTTGGTTGTGTTCGGTGTTTTGCTTCGTGTGGAGCTGATTGCCAGCTGCAGAGCTGCCAGCTGACGTGTTAGCGGCGGGTGGGAGGGCTGAGATGCGGCAGTGTCAGGATGTCCTGTCTCTTATCACTTCCCTTCGACTCTATTGTTCTCCGAGCCGCTGGGAatactctcctcctccttttccacATCAACTCTTTTTATTATCCACAATGAAATGTCACCTGCCGTGGATGTTTGGCTCTTGTAGAGGCGTGCGGCCTTggcattttgttgtgttgtgtgtttgtccgGTACCAATATATTTGGCACGTGGGCCGGCAGTTTGATTCAGAGATGTCTTTAATGTTAGTTTTAAGTATTGGTAATCTAACGTGTGTGGGGTCATGTGACCTTTTTGGTCTGTAGTGTCCTGTGCCAGCAGTTTAACAGCAGGATTATGCTCAGCAGCAACACTGGAGTCGTATAAAAGAAACTTATGAGCGTCCATGAAACAGGAGTTTGACACCACATGTTCTGCTTCGCTGTTTGTCTGCATTCACTGATGTGCTGACAGTGACTCActctttctgtatttcttttaccacaggtgtaggtgtgtttccatccacttgtttttatgctcattttcagtttgcacATAACAAAACCCCTGAGTGGAACCGcgaaagtgcaataaaaaaaaccaaTAAATAATGACGCACATGAAGCATGTGTTCTGCCAAAGAGTGATTTCCCTCTATAAACTATTGTAACAGttgctttaaatttaaattatccaggtatttcacacaaaaagcagaaaagatTACAGAAATCTGTGAAgcagaacaatgtttttttcttctttcctgtaCCACTGATCATCTCGCGACCCATGGAGGGGACTCAGCCCCCATGTTGGGAACAAGTTAAAGTATATGGGTGgaatagtttatttattatctattttttttaacattttttctatCTATTTTTCTATCTTTGCAAAGTTAAGTGCAGTGAAACatgaatcaacaacaatttcTTAACATGAGCTTGTCTCTACAggacatttgcattttcttacatttggatggaaacctggtgATTATGCTGTTTGCAGGGAGCTGTAGCCACATAAAGATGGATGAAAATGACAACACCATGTATCATAATAACAGCACATTCAGTATAATTAGCTGTAGTCACAGAGCATTATTGCTTTTACAAGCGGTTGACTCAGACTGGAGGAAATCCCAACACTAGAAAGTCGTCAGCCTGCCCTGATAAGACGTAGAAGTCCTGTGTTACTGGGCCTTTAATGTCCACcgtgcctcctcttcctctggtgACTAATTGCACCTGTTAAAACAAACAGCGGACGTGACACATTCATCCAGTTCAGAGCTCAGAGTGCCTTCGCAGCACAGTCATCCTGTGAGGATTCAGCTCCTCACATCTCTCATTATGAGTATCAGTACTACAGATCATTTTCGTTATTGATTCATGCGTCTGTATTTGATTaatctttaatgtttttaatctataaaacatcaggaaATAGTGAAGCATCCCATCGCAATTTCCCGAATCCTACAgggacgtcttcaaatgtcttgttttatccgTCCAGCcttccaaaacccaaagagattcagctgaaaatgatataaaacaaagaaaaatactcACATAtaagaagctggaagcagagaatggtttttgcttcataaatgCGATTCATTTTCTTTCGAGCAGCGACTCAATTAATCCACTAAATGTTTCAACACTAATAGATAGATGTATTAGATGATTGTGTCTATAGTGATAGTAATTTTTGAATAATCTATTGTTCCAGCAGCCCATACATGTTATTACCCATCCCACAAAGCATTGATGTAATGAATTAATGTAATGAATGAACAATTTAGGACTTTCACAGCTGTATATCTTCGTTATGTTGAATCAAACATGTCATCTTTACTATACTTTCAACCTCATCCGGTGTGGTGTCTTTTTGAGGCCACACAACAGATCCAATGCTGAGTTAATAAACATTGAGTTTTCCAATCGGATGAAGAATCAGTTTCCATTCTTACTGACCTGCTCTCTTGGAGACTCAACATGGTGATAATACATGTCTGAACATGTCACTGAACATGGAGGTTAATgggcttttcatttcattcagccTCATTgaagggttttcgagcatgaactgcctttttaaggtcatgccgcagcatctcaataggattcaggtcaggactttgactaggccgctccaaagtctccATTTtgttgggaaaatactctggactgacgagacaaaagtttaactttttcccaaaagtcttggggatcatcgagatgttttctggcaaaaatgagacgagccttaatgttctttctGCTCGGCAGTGGTTTTCGtgttggagctctgccatgcaggccgtttctgtctctttcttatggtggagtcatgaacactgaccttaactgaggccaGTGAGGCCTGCAgctctttggatgttgttgtggggtctctgaatggctgaagaagaacaaaatgaagactttggagcggcctagtcaaagtcctgacctgaatcctattgagatgctgtggcatgaccttaaaaaggcagttcatgctcgaaaaccctccaatgtggctgaattacaacaattctgcaaagatgagtgggccaaaattcctccacagcgctgtaaaagactcattgcaagttatcgcaaatgcttgattgcagttgttgctgctaagggtggagcaaccagttattaggtttagggagcaatcactatttcacttgtttacttgtgttatctttgactaatatttgtTTGGTGATCTGTTAAAgtctttttcacaccactgtaaaggGTGGATTGTAAATGGACAGATTTTCAGCAGAGTATTCCTTTAACTCTTGTCCATTCTCCTCAGCAGTCCTCTCTGTTGTCCCTCAGCTGCATCGGCATGGACTTGTTTTGATTTCCGGAGCCATTTTCCCGCCTTATCTCTGCCATCAGCTCATTTCCTGTGTGTAACAGCAccatttcctgtctctgtggAGTACAATCAGAGAGATTATACAACCGcctcctttttctccttgtttctttttctatttctgaGCCTGcacctctctttcctcctcctacTGTCAGTGTCCTGCTCTCTGGctttcattcatatttaatCTTAATAGATTTTTAACCACTTGGAAGTCATCAAACGTTGGTCCGACCCATGAAAAATGAGTGCTCTGTTATCTCTCGCACTGTTGTCGTCTCTATCGTAGTTATTTGACCCACATATTGCTTTCATAGGGGGAACAAAACTAATTCATGTCTTCTGCCAGAAATAAATGGAGcgaaacagtggtggaagaagtattcagatcctttactgaagtaaaagtaccaatacaacaatgtaaaaatgctctgttacaagtaaaagtcatgcactCACAGTCCTACTTAAGTTCAGTGTGCAGTAAAacgtctcctgtgactgatatctgattctgtctgacattattagattgttaatactgatgcatcaacgttagagcagcattttactgttgtagctgctcgaggtggagctagttttaactgctttatatacagttagctagttttagctgttttatatactgttagctagttttagctgctttatatacagttagctagttttaactgctttatatacagttagctagttttaactgctttatatacagttagcaagttttaactactttatacacagttagctaattttaactgctttatatacagttagctagttttaactactttatacacagttagctaattttaactgctttatatacagttagctagttttaactgctttatatactgttagctagttttaactactttatacacagttagctagttttaactgctttatatacagttagctagttttaactaatttatacacagttagctagttttaacagctttatatacagttagctagttttaactgctttatatacagttagctagttttaactactttatatacagttagatagttttaactactttatgtacagttggctaattttaactgctttatatacagttagctagttttaactgctttatatactgttagctagttttagctgttttatatactgttagctagttttagctactttatatacagttagctaattttaactgctttatatacagttagctaattttaactgctttatatacagttagctaattttaactgctttatacacagttagctagttttagctgctttatatacatttagctagtttagtccagtggttctcaacctaggggtcgggcccctccaaagggtcaccagataaatctgaggggtcgtgagatgattaatgggagagggaagaagaagaaacagttttttcttttacatttctctaatatttgctaatttgtaaaacattggataattttacctctttggactaaaaacaataatttaaatgaaaccatgtgagaagttttgaggggaaatgtctctttgttgGAACATAACAACTcagagacatctgaaacatgacaagaggCCCAAACTAAACACTGATTTTTGTAAGACATCACAagcaaaaaaggttggaa harbors:
- the cldn5b gene encoding claudin-5b — protein: MAAQQQRQSGRRINEASERTHSVSRGETERAQSINTSQLRGGDTNEKTRSFIPQLRSTSTPKNRAMLAACLEFLGLALCVTGSLLVMVACGLPMWKVTAFIDSNIVVAQTIWDGLWMSCVVQSTGQMQCKVHDSVLALTQDLQTARALTIISAVVGVVALTVTVAGAQCTNCIKDETVKARVVNAGGVIYIISGLFVLVPLCWMANNIIVDFHNPQVPPSKKREIGAAIYIGWAATALLLLGGTLLCCSFSQGVRGAYPIKYAPTKTITSNGDFDKKHYV